The Chloroflexota bacterium DNA segment TTCGAGCGCAGCTTGAAGATACTCGGCGGCATAGGCATCGTTCTTGATATGCGTCGCTGGATCCCAGGGAATTGTCTTGGTCCTTTGTATCGTCAACGCAGTCCCCTCATAGTCCCCTGGCCAATTCCAGAGCGAGCCTGATGTCCCTTTCCTGGCTGTCCTTGTCGCCTCCGGCCAGAAGCACAACTACTGTCTGACCACTCTGCTTGTAGTAGACCCTGTAGCCTGGGCCAAGATTGATTCGCATTTCCGCAACGCCTTCACCCACGGGCCGCACATCCCCCGGGTTACCTAGCGACAATCGCTCGATTCGAACATCTATGCGCGCTTTCGCGGCACTGTCCTTGAGCCTCGAGAACCAGCGTGTGAACTCCGTAGTTTGGCGGACCTCAATCATCGGCTAGTGTATCCTGACGGATACTCCTTTGCAAGTGATTCCCCTAGTCACCTCCACCCAGCGATACCAGTGCCGTAGCCTCTACGCGTCCACGCCCGCCAGCTCCTCCGGCCCGATTGCCGCGCTTGCGAACTCCTCCGCAAATGCCTCCGGCGTCATATTCGCCGCCTCTGCCAGCTTGCCCAGCATCGCGGTGTCTTCAAGGTCGCGGCGGTTGAGCCTGATCATGTACTGTCGCGCCACGCGGTAGTGCTCAGACTGCATGTCAACCACGCGCACCTTCGTCCGCCCCGTTTCCGGGTCGCGCATCTGCTCGAAGGGGATG contains these protein-coding regions:
- a CDS encoding type II toxin-antitoxin system RelE/ParE family toxin; translated protein: MIEVRQTTEFTRWFSRLKDSAAKARIDVRIERLSLGNPGDVRPVGEGVAEMRINLGPGYRVYYKQSGQTVVVLLAGGDKDSQERDIRLALELARGL